The following proteins are encoded in a genomic region of Glycine soja cultivar W05 chromosome 17, ASM419377v2, whole genome shotgun sequence:
- the LOC114392970 gene encoding transcription factor SPATULA-like isoform X2 has translation MSSSTQDEISFVLRQFLLRSSVTTHESNDDARNSMSKTALPDGISAYKGSSAANVSSLSVAASENETDDFDCESEEEEVPTPPKSIRSRSSSKRNRAAEVHNLSEKRRRSRINEKLKALQNLIPNSNKTDKASMLDEAIEYLKQLHLKVQVPRMDSGEESRLIPSNPTASLPMHQENPMHYLSNLPNKLAMADQQSVPTPSYIINSETSFRLESPIPENIRSFQLRRFPEMCREDILQHQHLNANH, from the exons ATGTCTTCTTCCACACAGGACGAAATCTCCTTTGTCCTGCGTCAGTTTCTTCTTCGTTCCTCTGTCACAACCCACGAGAGTAACGACGACGCACGCAATTCCATGTCCAAAACTGCTCTACCAGATGGGATCTCAGCCTACAAGGGTTCTTCTGCTGCCAACGTGTCTTCTCTGTCGGTGGCAGCGAGTGAGAATGAAACTGATGACTTCGACTGCGAGAGTGAG GAAGAAGAGGTTCCAACTCCACCAAAGTCGATTCGTTCTAGGAGTTCCTCCAAAAGGAACAGAGCTGCGGAAGTTCATAACCTCTCTGAAAAG CGGAGGAGGAGTAGGATCAATGAGAAATTGAAGGCTTTGCAAAATCTTATTCCAAATTCTAACAAG ACTGATAAGGCTTCAATGCTTGATGAAGCTATTGAATATCTTAAACAGCTTCATCTCAAAGTACAG GTGCCGAGAATGGATTCAGGTGAAGAAAGCAGACTTATCCCTTCAAACCCAACAGCTTCTCTGCCTATGCACCAAGAAAACCCCATGCACTATTTGTCCAATCTACCTAACAAACTCGCCATGGCAGATCAGCAATCCGTGCCAACTCCATCATATATAATCAACTCAGAAACTTCTTTCAGGCTGGAATCTCCTATTCCAGAAAATATAAGATCATTTCAACTCCGAAGATTTCCCGAG ATGTGCAGGGAAGACATATTGCAGCACCAGCATTTAAATGCAAACCATTAA
- the LOC114392970 gene encoding transcription factor SPATULA-like isoform X1 — MSSSTQDEISFVLRQFLLRSSVTTHESNDDARNSMSKTALPDGISAYKGSSAANVSSLSVAASENETDDFDCESEEEEVPTPPKSIRSRSSSKRNRAAEVHNLSEKRRRSRINEKLKALQNLIPNSNKTDKASMLDEAIEYLKQLHLKVQMLSMRNGLSLHTMFFQEGLQPLQLSQVPRMDSGEESRLIPSNPTASLPMHQENPMHYLSNLPNKLAMADQQSVPTPSYIINSETSFRLESPIPENIRSFQLRRFPEMCREDILQHQHLNANH; from the exons ATGTCTTCTTCCACACAGGACGAAATCTCCTTTGTCCTGCGTCAGTTTCTTCTTCGTTCCTCTGTCACAACCCACGAGAGTAACGACGACGCACGCAATTCCATGTCCAAAACTGCTCTACCAGATGGGATCTCAGCCTACAAGGGTTCTTCTGCTGCCAACGTGTCTTCTCTGTCGGTGGCAGCGAGTGAGAATGAAACTGATGACTTCGACTGCGAGAGTGAG GAAGAAGAGGTTCCAACTCCACCAAAGTCGATTCGTTCTAGGAGTTCCTCCAAAAGGAACAGAGCTGCGGAAGTTCATAACCTCTCTGAAAAG CGGAGGAGGAGTAGGATCAATGAGAAATTGAAGGCTTTGCAAAATCTTATTCCAAATTCTAACAAG ACTGATAAGGCTTCAATGCTTGATGAAGCTATTGAATATCTTAAACAGCTTCATCTCAAAGTACAG ATGCTGTCAATGAGAAATGGGTTGAGTTTGCATACTATGTTCTTTCAAGAAGGTTTGCAACCTCTGCAATTGTCTCAGGTGCCGAGAATGGATTCAGGTGAAGAAAGCAGACTTATCCCTTCAAACCCAACAGCTTCTCTGCCTATGCACCAAGAAAACCCCATGCACTATTTGTCCAATCTACCTAACAAACTCGCCATGGCAGATCAGCAATCCGTGCCAACTCCATCATATATAATCAACTCAGAAACTTCTTTCAGGCTGGAATCTCCTATTCCAGAAAATATAAGATCATTTCAACTCCGAAGATTTCCCGAG ATGTGCAGGGAAGACATATTGCAGCACCAGCATTTAAATGCAAACCATTAA